In one window of Scylla paramamosain isolate STU-SP2022 unplaced genomic scaffold, ASM3559412v1 Contig37, whole genome shotgun sequence DNA:
- the LOC135097945 gene encoding fibrocystin-L-like isoform X2: MGLVYTGATFDFNFENANQFVNMSYKTNTKFMTRNDYYFLKHTLTQTPDRIETTKGERESLESLPDPTTNIHGDFYWDTDSKELTYMVSHSKKTTKRHGNMVFDDRVPGQSRQISFSVYKCQHKGCSAPDPRPVPTTHPDAPFRWSDVETWKHMPVSTGGHPTEAEYSLPVEGDEIVIPESMWLVVDTATPKLGRVFVYGTIEFDDTMDHRFEATIIYIQGGSLVAGYSSDTPFTHSLIIRLMDPEDVDAYSMNLGWKTIGVFGYLRLHGQVWGRSWHKLGATVEVGTSHITLAEAPDASWLNKEVVVTTTGKEATESEVRRVVAINGATLTLDSALKFQHLGEIHTLSDGTSITLAGEVGLLSQNIAVEGITENSNGGRILVSTVFQNGKHYVGESGR, encoded by the exons ATGGGGCTTGTCTACACTGGTGCCACCTTTGACTTCAACTTTGAAAATGCTAATCAA TTCGTCAACATGTCATACAAGACTAACACAAAATTCATGACAAGAAATGACTACTATTTTTTGAAGCACACACTCACCCAGACACCTGACAGAATTGA GACGAccaagggtgagagggagagcctGGAGTCCCTGCCTGACCCCACCACAAACATTCATGGGGACTTCTACTGGGACACAGACTCAAAGGAACTCACGTACATGG TGTCGCACAGTAAAAAGACTACAAAAAGGCATGGCAACATGGTCTTTGATGACCGGGTTCCTGGTCAATCAAGGCAGATCAGTTTCAGTGTGTATAA GTGTCAGCACAAAGGATGTTCTGCGCCTGACCCTAGACCAGTCCCCACAACACATCCAGACGCACCTTTCCGCTGGTCTGATGTGGAGACGTGGAAGCATATGCCAGTCAGTACTGGTGGCCACCCAACAGAGGCAGAATACAGCCTGCCCGTGGAgggagatgagattgtgattcctgaga GCATGTGGCTCGTTGTGGACACGGCCACACCCAAGCTTGGCCGTGTCTTTGTGTATGGCACCATTGAGTTTGATGACACGATGGACCACAGATTTGAGGCCACCATTATTTACATCCAG ggaGGCTCTTTAGTGGCTGGCTACTCCTCAGACACTCCCTTCACCCACAGTCTCATCATTCGCCTGATGGACCCTGAAGATGTTGATGCCTATAGCATGAACCTGGGCTGGAAAACTATAG GTGTGTTTGGCTATCTCAGGCTGCATGGGCAGGTGTGGGGGAGATCATGGCACAAGCTTGGGGCCACAGTGGAGGTTGGGACCAGCCACATAACTCTGGCCGAGGCTCCTGATGCTTCCTGGCTCAATAAGGAG GTGGTTGTGACAACAACAGGAAAAGAGGCAACAGAGAGCGAAGTGAGGCGAGTGGTAGCAATCAATGGTGCCACACTCACCCTAGACTCAGCACTCAAATTCCAGCACCTTG GGGAGATACACACGCTGTCAGACGGCACTTCCATCACACTGGCTGGGGAGGTCGGTCTCCTGAGCCAGAACATTGCGGTGGAAGGAATCACGGAGAACAGCAACGGGGGAAGAATTCTGGTCTCCACAGTCTTCCAGAATGGCAAGCATTATGTTGGTGAGTCTGGAAGATAA
- the LOC135097945 gene encoding fibrocystin-L-like isoform X1: MGLVYTGATFDFNFENANQFVNMSYKTNTKFMTRNDYYFLKHTLTQTPDRIETTKGERESLESLPDPTTNIHGDFYWDTDSKELTYMVSHSKKTTKRHGNMVFDDRVPGQSRQISFSVYKCQHKGCSAPDPRPVPTTHPDAPFRWSDVETWKHMPVSTGGHPTEAEYSLPVEGDEIVIPESMWLVVDTATPKLGRVFVYGTIEFDDTMDHRFEATIIYIQGGSLVAGYSSDTPFTHSLIIRLMDPEDVDAYSMNLGWKTIGVFGYLRLHGQVWGRSWHKLGATVEVGTSHITLAEAPDASWLNKEVVVTTTGKEATESEVRRVVAINGATLTLDSALKFQHLGEIHTLSDGTSITLAGEVGLLSQNIAVEGITENSNGGRILVSTVFQNGKHYVGSAQVDGVEFRNMGQEGFTDITDPRYSIAFLGLGAIDDHSSYVKRSSFNVNYNVAVGLIKTLNMVVEENVIYHVLDSGVCIYLVV, encoded by the exons ATGGGGCTTGTCTACACTGGTGCCACCTTTGACTTCAACTTTGAAAATGCTAATCAA TTCGTCAACATGTCATACAAGACTAACACAAAATTCATGACAAGAAATGACTACTATTTTTTGAAGCACACACTCACCCAGACACCTGACAGAATTGA GACGAccaagggtgagagggagagcctGGAGTCCCTGCCTGACCCCACCACAAACATTCATGGGGACTTCTACTGGGACACAGACTCAAAGGAACTCACGTACATGG TGTCGCACAGTAAAAAGACTACAAAAAGGCATGGCAACATGGTCTTTGATGACCGGGTTCCTGGTCAATCAAGGCAGATCAGTTTCAGTGTGTATAA GTGTCAGCACAAAGGATGTTCTGCGCCTGACCCTAGACCAGTCCCCACAACACATCCAGACGCACCTTTCCGCTGGTCTGATGTGGAGACGTGGAAGCATATGCCAGTCAGTACTGGTGGCCACCCAACAGAGGCAGAATACAGCCTGCCCGTGGAgggagatgagattgtgattcctgaga GCATGTGGCTCGTTGTGGACACGGCCACACCCAAGCTTGGCCGTGTCTTTGTGTATGGCACCATTGAGTTTGATGACACGATGGACCACAGATTTGAGGCCACCATTATTTACATCCAG ggaGGCTCTTTAGTGGCTGGCTACTCCTCAGACACTCCCTTCACCCACAGTCTCATCATTCGCCTGATGGACCCTGAAGATGTTGATGCCTATAGCATGAACCTGGGCTGGAAAACTATAG GTGTGTTTGGCTATCTCAGGCTGCATGGGCAGGTGTGGGGGAGATCATGGCACAAGCTTGGGGCCACAGTGGAGGTTGGGACCAGCCACATAACTCTGGCCGAGGCTCCTGATGCTTCCTGGCTCAATAAGGAG GTGGTTGTGACAACAACAGGAAAAGAGGCAACAGAGAGCGAAGTGAGGCGAGTGGTAGCAATCAATGGTGCCACACTCACCCTAGACTCAGCACTCAAATTCCAGCACCTTG GGGAGATACACACGCTGTCAGACGGCACTTCCATCACACTGGCTGGGGAGGTCGGTCTCCTGAGCCAGAACATTGCGGTGGAAGGAATCACGGAGAACAGCAACGGGGGAAGAATTCTGGTCTCCACAGTCTTCCAGAATGGCAAGCATTATGTTG GTTCGGCCCAAGTGGATGGCGTGGAGTTCCGTAACATGGGGCAGGAAGGCTTCACCGACATCACTGACCCACGCTACTCCATTGCCTTCCTGGGCCTTGGTGCCATTGATGACCATTCTAGCTACGTCAAGAGGTCATCATTCAATGTCAACTATAATGTGGCTGTTGGGCTCATCAAGACCTTGAACatggtagtggaggagaacGTTATCTATCATGTGCTGGATTcaggtgtgtgtatttacctagttgtatag